From the Phyllopteryx taeniolatus isolate TA_2022b chromosome 16, UOR_Ptae_1.2, whole genome shotgun sequence genome, one window contains:
- the LOC133465684 gene encoding bryoporin-like, with the protein MQTAEALSATLTTNRNCAFEITNVSSVYCLINPKVYMSSGFCHHPPQPTIRTMHTELCSFIKDDHTATGAVGLLTYDLFHMQNRACSQRMAVMFSVPYDHNLYKNRLAVGVIEASRPCDKKLYEQMYDGKDTSNFSRADANGSGLVYGTNEVDVRATMSTVGKAIVKLEFYDQLSR; encoded by the exons ATGCAGACGGCGGAGGCCCTGTCGGCCACCCTCACCACCAACAGGAACTGCGCCTTCGAAATCACCAACGTGAGCTCCGTCTACTGCCTCATTAACCCCAA GGTGTACATGTCGAGCGGCTTCTGCCACCACCCGCCGCAGCCCACCATCCGCACCATGCACACCGAGCTGTGCTCCTTCATCAAGGACGACCACACGGCCACCGGCGCCGTGGGCCTGCTGACCTACGACCTCTTCCACATGCAGAACCGCGCGTGCTCGCAGCGCATGGCCGTCATGTTTTCGGTGCCCTACGACCACAACCTGTACAAGAACCGGCTGGCGGTGGGCGTGATCGAGGCGTCGCGCCCCTGCGACAAGAAGCTCTACGAGCAAATGTACGACGGCAAGGATACGAGCAACTTCAGCCGGGCGGACGCCAACGGCTCCGGGCTGGTGTACGGCACCAACGAGGTGGACGTCAGGGCCACCATGTCCACAGTGGGCAAAGCCATTGTTAAATTGGAGTTTTATGACCAGTTGAGTCGCTAG
- the apnl gene encoding actinoporin-like protein isoform X1, with amino-acid sequence MPAEQCQQSIASMTESAEAVAADVTSRRSVTIEITNLTNNYCLINPKVYLESGEVYNPPQPTVRPLKTEVCTFTKSSSSATGSVGVLTYDLFERSQKDFIETVAIMFSVPWDYNLYKNWYAVGIYKKGLKCDKDLFKQMYNERKQLEHGFVRDESTGTGINYVGTYLDLKATMGPLGKAIMKVELWDKMFTQMG; translated from the exons ATGCCAGCAGAGCAATGTCAGCAGAGTATAG CCAGCATGACGGAATCCGCCGAAGCCGTGGCCGCCGACGTGACGAGCAGGAGGAGCGTGACCATCGAGATCACAAATCTGACCAACAACTACTGCCTCATTAACCCCAA GGTGTACCTGGAGAGCGGGGAGGTGTACAACCCGCCTCAGCCCACGGTGCGCCCCCTGAAGACCGAGGTGTGCACCTTCACCAAGTCCAGCAGCTCGGCGACGGGCAGCGTGGGCGTCCTCACCTACGACCTCTTCGAGAGGTCTCAGAAGGACTTCATCGAGACGGTGGCCATCATGTTCTCCGTCCCGTGGGACTACAACCTGTACAAGAACTGGTACGCCGTGGGCATCTACAAGAAGGGCCTCAAGTGCGACAAGGACCTGTTCAAGCAGATGTACAACGAGAGGAAGCAGCTCGAGCACGGCTTCGTGCGCGACGAGTCCACGGGCACGGGAATCAACTACGTGGGCACCTACCTGGATCTCAAGGCCACCATGGGCCCCCTGGGCAAAGCCATCATGAAGGTGGAATTGTGGGATAAGATGTTCACACAGATGGGCTAG
- the apnl gene encoding actinoporin-like protein isoform X2: MTESAEAVAADVTSRRSVTIEITNLTNNYCLINPKVYLESGEVYNPPQPTVRPLKTEVCTFTKSSSSATGSVGVLTYDLFERSQKDFIETVAIMFSVPWDYNLYKNWYAVGIYKKGLKCDKDLFKQMYNERKQLEHGFVRDESTGTGINYVGTYLDLKATMGPLGKAIMKVELWDKMFTQMG, from the exons ATGACGGAATCCGCCGAAGCCGTGGCCGCCGACGTGACGAGCAGGAGGAGCGTGACCATCGAGATCACAAATCTGACCAACAACTACTGCCTCATTAACCCCAA GGTGTACCTGGAGAGCGGGGAGGTGTACAACCCGCCTCAGCCCACGGTGCGCCCCCTGAAGACCGAGGTGTGCACCTTCACCAAGTCCAGCAGCTCGGCGACGGGCAGCGTGGGCGTCCTCACCTACGACCTCTTCGAGAGGTCTCAGAAGGACTTCATCGAGACGGTGGCCATCATGTTCTCCGTCCCGTGGGACTACAACCTGTACAAGAACTGGTACGCCGTGGGCATCTACAAGAAGGGCCTCAAGTGCGACAAGGACCTGTTCAAGCAGATGTACAACGAGAGGAAGCAGCTCGAGCACGGCTTCGTGCGCGACGAGTCCACGGGCACGGGAATCAACTACGTGGGCACCTACCTGGATCTCAAGGCCACCATGGGCCCCCTGGGCAAAGCCATCATGAAGGTGGAATTGTGGGATAAGATGTTCACACAGATGGGCTAG
- the ramp2 gene encoding receptor activity-modifying protein 2 isoform X2 has protein sequence MTANRFPLVFAVSFLLMCVGCLVDETLSMQSATTVVNQSTEIDIANATIGDITSPRACGKSIVSCMNLHMFCNTLYGGATMDCLYELLEHMCLCNFDMAMAALNTTDWCAWGNVSGLYSNLSLCTENISDCLSIPWPNPLVEQTFVDIHHKFFRDCPMEELSDPAPPIVFALVITPILLIPIMVSLVVLKTKNGDGSS, from the exons ATGACAGCCAACAGATTTCCCCTCGTTTTTGCTGTCTCTTTTCTTCTTATGTGTG TAGGTTGTCTGGTGGATGAAACGTTATCAATGCAGTCAGCCACCACAGTAG TGAATCAATCCACAGAGATCGATATTGCCA ATGCCACCATTGGAGACATTACCTCACCAAGGG CTTGCGGAAAAAGCATTGTCAGCTGTATGAACTTACACATGTTCTGCAACACTCTTTACGGGGGAGCCACCATGGACTGCCTTTATGAGCTCCTGGAGCACATGTGCCTGTGCAACTTCGACATGGCCATGGCGGCGTTGAACACCACCGACTGGTGCGCTTGGGGCAACGTGAGCGG GTTGTACAGCAACTTGAGCCTGTGCACCGAGAACATCTCTGACTGCCTGAGCATCCCGTGGCCCAACCCTCTGGTGGAGCAGACGTTTGTCGACATCCACCACAAGTTCTTCAGGGACTGTCCCATGGAGGAGCTCAGCGACCCGGCGCCGCCCATCGTCTTCGCCCTGGTCATCACGCCCATCCTCCTGATCCCCATCATGGTCAGTCTGGTGGTCCTCAAGACCAAGAATGGAGATGGGAGCTCCTGA
- the ramp2 gene encoding receptor activity-modifying protein 2 isoform X1 yields MTANRFPLVFAVSFLLMCALCTPVGCLVDETLSMQSATTVVNQSTEIDIANATIGDITSPRACGKSIVSCMNLHMFCNTLYGGATMDCLYELLEHMCLCNFDMAMAALNTTDWCAWGNVSGLYSNLSLCTENISDCLSIPWPNPLVEQTFVDIHHKFFRDCPMEELSDPAPPIVFALVITPILLIPIMVSLVVLKTKNGDGSS; encoded by the exons ATGACAGCCAACAGATTTCCCCTCGTTTTTGCTGTCTCTTTTCTTCTTATGTGTG CCTTGTGTACCCCAGTAGGTTGTCTGGTGGATGAAACGTTATCAATGCAGTCAGCCACCACAGTAG TGAATCAATCCACAGAGATCGATATTGCCA ATGCCACCATTGGAGACATTACCTCACCAAGGG CTTGCGGAAAAAGCATTGTCAGCTGTATGAACTTACACATGTTCTGCAACACTCTTTACGGGGGAGCCACCATGGACTGCCTTTATGAGCTCCTGGAGCACATGTGCCTGTGCAACTTCGACATGGCCATGGCGGCGTTGAACACCACCGACTGGTGCGCTTGGGGCAACGTGAGCGG GTTGTACAGCAACTTGAGCCTGTGCACCGAGAACATCTCTGACTGCCTGAGCATCCCGTGGCCCAACCCTCTGGTGGAGCAGACGTTTGTCGACATCCACCACAAGTTCTTCAGGGACTGTCCCATGGAGGAGCTCAGCGACCCGGCGCCGCCCATCGTCTTCGCCCTGGTCATCACGCCCATCCTCCTGATCCCCATCATGGTCAGTCTGGTGGTCCTCAAGACCAAGAATGGAGATGGGAGCTCCTGA
- the ramp2 gene encoding receptor activity-modifying protein 2 isoform X5 — protein MNQSTEIDIANATIGDITSPRACGKSIVSCMNLHMFCNTLYGGATMDCLYELLEHMCLCNFDMAMAALNTTDWCAWGNVSGLYSNLSLCTENISDCLSIPWPNPLVEQTFVDIHHKFFRDCPMEELSDPAPPIVFALVITPILLIPIMVSLVVLKTKNGDGSS, from the exons A TGAATCAATCCACAGAGATCGATATTGCCA ATGCCACCATTGGAGACATTACCTCACCAAGGG CTTGCGGAAAAAGCATTGTCAGCTGTATGAACTTACACATGTTCTGCAACACTCTTTACGGGGGAGCCACCATGGACTGCCTTTATGAGCTCCTGGAGCACATGTGCCTGTGCAACTTCGACATGGCCATGGCGGCGTTGAACACCACCGACTGGTGCGCTTGGGGCAACGTGAGCGG GTTGTACAGCAACTTGAGCCTGTGCACCGAGAACATCTCTGACTGCCTGAGCATCCCGTGGCCCAACCCTCTGGTGGAGCAGACGTTTGTCGACATCCACCACAAGTTCTTCAGGGACTGTCCCATGGAGGAGCTCAGCGACCCGGCGCCGCCCATCGTCTTCGCCCTGGTCATCACGCCCATCCTCCTGATCCCCATCATGGTCAGTCTGGTGGTCCTCAAGACCAAGAATGGAGATGGGAGCTCCTGA
- the ramp2 gene encoding receptor activity-modifying protein 2 isoform X3 — protein MTANRFPLVFAVSFLLMCGCLVDETLSMQSATTVVNQSTEIDIANATIGDITSPRACGKSIVSCMNLHMFCNTLYGGATMDCLYELLEHMCLCNFDMAMAALNTTDWCAWGNVSGLYSNLSLCTENISDCLSIPWPNPLVEQTFVDIHHKFFRDCPMEELSDPAPPIVFALVITPILLIPIMVSLVVLKTKNGDGSS, from the exons ATGACAGCCAACAGATTTCCCCTCGTTTTTGCTGTCTCTTTTCTTCTTATGTGTG GTTGTCTGGTGGATGAAACGTTATCAATGCAGTCAGCCACCACAGTAG TGAATCAATCCACAGAGATCGATATTGCCA ATGCCACCATTGGAGACATTACCTCACCAAGGG CTTGCGGAAAAAGCATTGTCAGCTGTATGAACTTACACATGTTCTGCAACACTCTTTACGGGGGAGCCACCATGGACTGCCTTTATGAGCTCCTGGAGCACATGTGCCTGTGCAACTTCGACATGGCCATGGCGGCGTTGAACACCACCGACTGGTGCGCTTGGGGCAACGTGAGCGG GTTGTACAGCAACTTGAGCCTGTGCACCGAGAACATCTCTGACTGCCTGAGCATCCCGTGGCCCAACCCTCTGGTGGAGCAGACGTTTGTCGACATCCACCACAAGTTCTTCAGGGACTGTCCCATGGAGGAGCTCAGCGACCCGGCGCCGCCCATCGTCTTCGCCCTGGTCATCACGCCCATCCTCCTGATCCCCATCATGGTCAGTCTGGTGGTCCTCAAGACCAAGAATGGAGATGGGAGCTCCTGA
- the ramp2 gene encoding receptor activity-modifying protein 2 isoform X4: MKGALGLIGVFLYFLYDATIGDITSPRACGKSIVSCMNLHMFCNTLYGGATMDCLYELLEHMCLCNFDMAMAALNTTDWCAWGNVSGLYSNLSLCTENISDCLSIPWPNPLVEQTFVDIHHKFFRDCPMEELSDPAPPIVFALVITPILLIPIMVSLVVLKTKNGDGSS, translated from the exons ATGAAGGGAGCGCTCGGTTTGATTGGGGTGTTCCTCTACTTTCTTTatg ATGCCACCATTGGAGACATTACCTCACCAAGGG CTTGCGGAAAAAGCATTGTCAGCTGTATGAACTTACACATGTTCTGCAACACTCTTTACGGGGGAGCCACCATGGACTGCCTTTATGAGCTCCTGGAGCACATGTGCCTGTGCAACTTCGACATGGCCATGGCGGCGTTGAACACCACCGACTGGTGCGCTTGGGGCAACGTGAGCGG GTTGTACAGCAACTTGAGCCTGTGCACCGAGAACATCTCTGACTGCCTGAGCATCCCGTGGCCCAACCCTCTGGTGGAGCAGACGTTTGTCGACATCCACCACAAGTTCTTCAGGGACTGTCCCATGGAGGAGCTCAGCGACCCGGCGCCGCCCATCGTCTTCGCCCTGGTCATCACGCCCATCCTCCTGATCCCCATCATGGTCAGTCTGGTGGTCCTCAAGACCAAGAATGGAGATGGGAGCTCCTGA